Proteins from a single region of Punica granatum isolate Tunisia-2019 chromosome 8, ASM765513v2, whole genome shotgun sequence:
- the LOC116187739 gene encoding uncharacterized protein LOC116187739, with product MSGNQTLAPLAGIGGNQPQLAALLSPYTVTASDGTGVQLINCKLNGDNYLTWSRLMRISLRAKNKIGFIDGTLPEPAEGEPNRALLVIANSTVVAWIANTLEKDLQPSIACIENAKILWDDLKQRFSQGNETRIYQLKCEIYQLKQEGRPVSEYYSLLKGLWDELDQLLEETGCTCACICGIGATRTAQREKEKAHQFLMGLNPNFNTVRSNILNLEIFPSLSRVFQMVIHDERQRMVIRAQEIGPEAAAYMARGGKEI from the coding sequence ATGTCTGGTAATCAGACACTTGCACCTCTTGCAGGAATCGGAGGGAATCAGCCACAACTGGCTGCACTACTTTCTCCCTATACCGTCACTGCGTCTGATGGCACCGGGGTTCAGTTGATCAATTGTAAGCTGAACGGGGACAATTACCTCACATGGTCCCGATTGATGCGGATATCGCTTCGCGCGAAAAACAAAATAGGATTCATTGATGGAACCCTCCCTGAACCAGCAGAAGGAGAGCCGAACAGGGCTCTATTGGTGATAGCAAACTCCACGGTCGTTGCATGGATTGCAAATACGTTGGAGAAAGATCTTCAACCTAGCATCGCTTGTATCGAGAACGCAAAAATTCTCTGGGACGACCTGAAACAACGGTTTTCCCAAGGTAATGAAACCCGAATTTATCAACTAAAATGCGAAATTTACCAGTTGAAGCAGGAAGGCAGACCCGTCTCAGAGTATTACTCACTACTCAAGGGTCTCTGGGATGAACTCGATCAATTGCTCGAAGAAACTGGCTGCACTTGTGCGTGCATCTGTGGGATTGGAGCAACCCGAACTGCAcaaagagagaaggagaaagctCATCAATTCCTAATGGGTTTGAACCCTAATTTTAACACAGTCCGGTCAAATATACTCAATCTCGAGATTTTTCCTTCTCTCAGTCGAGTATTTCAAATGGTGATTCATGATGAGCGGCAAAGGATGGTGATCCGTGCTCAAGAGATAGGACCGGAGGCTGCTGCATACATGGCGAGAGGAGGCAAAGAGATTTAG